One window from the genome of bacterium encodes:
- a CDS encoding Rne/Rng family ribonuclease: METDIIVNVATPRTRVAIMQDGELAELLLESEDRVVGNIYLARVENVVPGLDAAFVDCGMDKNAFLHVSDAMETEPSRAQMRRKMESFPPIKEVVKNGDQFLVQVTKGPVDAKGARATRRLALPSRNLVLMADGRGKVGVSKKIEDDQERARLRELAVKTKPEGFGMIVRTRAEGADRKDFEADVKFLMRLWRSIQARARQEKAPALIYEDLSLVFEVLRDVFDPNVRNFVVDDKITYDKVLNLLNTLAPELRPRVKLYREEEPIFAHYKVEQEIERALHRKVWLPKGGYIAIDPTEALTAIDVNTGKFTSPKRLEDTVLRTNLEAATAIARQLRLRDIGGIIVIDFIDMDNPRHRRQVTAALKAALEEDRMRTRIMHITRLGLVEMTRKRTGQSLNRQMLIPCPCCEGTGRIHSPETVATRLAEALRQAALQHPGQALLVKANPDVVLLHVGSQGTIATQTEQRLGHNVYFRGVPDMHPETFEVTPDTDRNLKKVHLTLRKGQKIALESDDVVARPEEGLVALRDGYLIEVPGIPADAALPLQVRLTDVQRSHAVAEPMNRK, encoded by the coding sequence ATGGAGACTGACATCATTGTCAACGTCGCCACGCCGCGCACGCGGGTGGCGATCATGCAGGACGGCGAGCTGGCCGAACTGCTGCTGGAAAGCGAAGACCGCGTCGTTGGGAATATCTACCTCGCCCGGGTGGAGAACGTCGTACCGGGCCTGGATGCCGCGTTTGTCGACTGCGGCATGGACAAGAATGCGTTCCTCCATGTCTCCGACGCCATGGAGACGGAGCCCTCGCGTGCGCAGATGCGCCGCAAGATGGAGTCCTTCCCCCCCATCAAGGAAGTCGTCAAGAACGGCGACCAGTTCCTGGTGCAAGTCACCAAGGGCCCGGTGGACGCCAAGGGCGCGCGCGCCACGCGGCGCCTGGCTCTCCCCAGCCGCAACCTCGTGCTCATGGCCGACGGGCGAGGCAAGGTCGGCGTCTCCAAGAAGATCGAGGACGACCAGGAACGCGCCCGGCTGCGCGAGCTGGCGGTCAAGACCAAGCCCGAGGGCTTCGGCATGATCGTCCGTACCCGCGCCGAGGGCGCCGACCGCAAGGACTTCGAGGCCGACGTCAAGTTCCTGATGAGACTGTGGCGCTCGATCCAGGCGCGGGCCCGGCAAGAGAAGGCCCCGGCCCTCATCTACGAGGACCTCAGCCTCGTCTTCGAGGTCCTGCGCGATGTCTTTGACCCCAACGTCCGCAACTTTGTCGTGGACGACAAGATCACCTACGACAAGGTGCTCAACCTCCTGAATACACTGGCGCCCGAGCTGCGCCCGCGCGTGAAGCTCTACCGTGAAGAAGAGCCCATCTTCGCGCACTACAAGGTTGAACAGGAGATCGAGCGGGCGCTGCACCGTAAGGTCTGGCTGCCCAAGGGCGGCTACATCGCCATAGACCCCACCGAGGCCCTCACGGCCATCGACGTGAATACGGGCAAGTTCACCTCCCCCAAGCGGCTGGAGGACACGGTGCTGCGCACGAACCTGGAAGCGGCGACGGCCATCGCCCGCCAACTGCGCCTGCGCGACATCGGCGGCATCATCGTCATTGACTTCATTGACATGGACAACCCGCGCCACCGGCGGCAGGTCACGGCGGCGCTGAAGGCCGCGCTCGAAGAAGACCGCATGCGCACGCGCATCATGCACATCACGCGGCTGGGGCTGGTCGAGATGACGCGCAAGCGCACCGGCCAGAGCCTCAACCGGCAGATGCTGATCCCGTGCCCGTGCTGCGAGGGCACCGGGCGCATCCACAGCCCGGAGACCGTAGCGACGCGCCTGGCTGAGGCCCTGCGCCAGGCCGCGCTGCAGCACCCCGGACAGGCTCTGTTGGTGAAGGCCAACCCGGACGTGGTGCTGCTGCACGTGGGCTCGCAGGGCACCATCGCGACGCAGACCGAGCAGCGCCTGGGCCACAACGTGTACTTCCGCGGGGTGCCGGACATGCACCCGGAGACGTTCGAGGTCACGCCCGACACCGACCGCAATCTCAAGAAGGTCCACCTGACGTTGCGCAAGGGCCAGAAGATCGCCTTGGAGAGCGACGACGTGGTCGCCCGGCCTGAGGAGGGCCTGGTGGCTCTGCGAGATGGGTACCTGATCGAGGTTCCCGGGATTCCGGCTGACGCCGCCCTGCCGCTGCAGGTGCGTCTGACCGATGTGCAGCGCTCCCACGCCGTTGCGGAGCCCATGAACCGCAAGTAG
- a CDS encoding PHP domain-containing protein: MSVDLHVHSTASDGAYSPEQIIDLAVGKGLTAVSICDHDSMAANAAALAAAEGRIAYLPAVEVSSVRRGQELHILGYFARSDYEPLLDELRHVRVERAARIERTVARLNELGVALEVADVEAAAGAEEGHDIALGRPHVALALVRRGVVETTNEAFEVYLRRGRPAYMERYRLKPERASALIREAGGLPVLAHPGLVRDDALIPQLVLQGIAGLEAYHTAHSPADTRRYLEMAERLGLYVTGGTDCHGPSGSYPVDIGGIEVPDSCAEKLLGWAQARGRSGAPPLQ; the protein is encoded by the coding sequence ATGAGTGTTGATCTTCACGTTCATTCCACGGCTTCGGACGGGGCATACAGCCCCGAGCAGATCATTGACCTGGCGGTCGGCAAGGGGCTGACCGCGGTCTCCATCTGCGATCACGACTCGATGGCGGCCAACGCCGCGGCGTTGGCGGCGGCGGAGGGGCGCATCGCCTACCTGCCCGCCGTTGAGGTGAGCAGCGTGCGCCGGGGACAGGAGCTGCACATCCTGGGCTACTTCGCGCGGTCGGACTATGAGCCGCTGCTGGATGAGCTGCGGCATGTCCGCGTGGAGCGTGCCGCGCGCATCGAGCGCACAGTGGCGCGCCTGAACGAGCTGGGGGTGGCGTTGGAGGTGGCGGATGTCGAGGCCGCCGCCGGAGCCGAGGAGGGGCATGACATTGCCCTGGGGCGGCCGCATGTGGCGCTGGCGCTGGTACGGCGCGGTGTGGTCGAGACGACCAATGAGGCCTTCGAGGTGTACCTGCGGCGGGGGCGTCCGGCGTACATGGAGCGCTACCGACTGAAGCCCGAACGCGCCTCGGCACTGATCCGCGAGGCCGGGGGGCTGCCGGTGCTGGCCCACCCGGGGCTCGTGAGGGACGACGCTCTGATTCCGCAACTGGTGCTGCAGGGCATCGCCGGCCTGGAAGCCTACCACACGGCGCACAGCCCGGCCGACACAAGGCGGTACCTCGAGATGGCGGAGCGGTTGGGGCTGTACGTCACGGGCGGGACAGACTGCCACGGGCCGTCCGGGAGCTATCCGGTGGACATCGGGGGGATTGAGGTGCCGGACTCGTGTGCGGAGAAGCTGTTGGGGTGGGCGCAGGCGCGGGGGAGGAGCGGCGCTCCGCCTCTCCAGTAG
- a CDS encoding DEAD/DEAH box helicase codes for MNVERLLADIQGRESYGGQVIHVRERPARAATFSDAELPLHPEVASLLAAQGIEHLYSHQAEAISAVLGGGHVCTVSGTASGKTLTYLLPIVDALYRNSGSRALLIYPTKALAQDQLRKLGDYGAGERFVADTYDGDTPRDRRRLIKRNAQVVLTNPDMLHVGILPYHHTWSDFFRNLQYVVLDEVHTYRGIFGSHTANVIRRLRRLCAHYGSDPRFICCSATIANPEELTAKLTGLPLRVIADDGAPRSRKLIVFWNPPVVEQVTGRRRSGNLEAADLMALLVRREVRNITFTLARSQAELILRYAREQLREGGLDARVMAYRGGYLPLERREIERRLFAGELLGVTATTALELGVDIGGLEAVVMAGYPGTIAGAWQQMGRAGRGHEDALAVLIGLSGPMHQYVVNNPDYLAGASTERAIIDPQNTFILAGHLMCAAYELPLGDGETALFGRKMPAILEVLRDGGYVIERSRWYWVDPELYPARDISIRSASGAGYDIVHADSGALLGTMDGQSAFRMVHQGAIYLHGGQTYLVEKLDLEERVARVRPADAEYYTQPLVMSEVRRVTEGAETAQAGALHLELGPVTVRSQVVGYQRIRQVTEQQMGSEALELPAEDFETMGLWLLPSPEAMRLPEDEVYDQAGALHALEHVMIMLLPLFASCDPHDVGGISTPLHPDISGPAICVYDGYPGGVGIAEAAFRVVPELLQAAEQTIANCPCEQGCPACVQQASCGSMNRPLDKAGALKLVRWWLTERKSDE; via the coding sequence ATGAACGTCGAGCGCCTGCTGGCTGACATCCAGGGCCGCGAGAGCTACGGGGGGCAGGTCATCCATGTGCGCGAGCGGCCCGCTCGCGCCGCCACCTTCAGCGACGCCGAACTGCCCCTGCACCCGGAGGTCGCGTCGCTGCTGGCCGCCCAGGGCATCGAACACCTGTACAGCCACCAGGCTGAGGCCATCTCGGCGGTGCTGGGCGGCGGGCACGTCTGCACGGTCTCAGGCACGGCGAGCGGCAAGACCCTGACCTACCTGCTGCCGATCGTGGACGCGCTGTACCGCAACTCCGGCAGCCGGGCGCTGCTGATCTACCCCACCAAGGCTTTGGCGCAGGACCAACTGCGCAAGCTCGGCGACTACGGCGCCGGGGAGCGCTTCGTGGCCGACACTTACGACGGCGACACGCCGCGCGACCGCCGCCGGCTGATCAAGCGCAACGCCCAGGTCGTGCTGACCAACCCCGACATGCTGCATGTCGGCATCTTGCCCTACCACCACACGTGGTCGGACTTCTTCCGCAACCTGCAGTACGTCGTGCTCGACGAGGTCCACACATACCGGGGCATCTTCGGCTCGCACACGGCCAACGTCATCCGGCGGCTGCGGCGCCTCTGCGCCCACTACGGGTCCGATCCACGCTTCATCTGCTGCTCGGCGACCATCGCCAACCCCGAGGAGCTGACAGCGAAGCTGACCGGGCTGCCCCTGCGCGTGATCGCCGATGACGGTGCGCCCCGGAGCCGCAAGCTCATCGTCTTCTGGAACCCGCCGGTCGTGGAGCAGGTGACGGGCCGCCGCCGCAGCGGGAACCTGGAGGCCGCCGACCTGATGGCTCTGCTGGTGCGGCGCGAGGTGCGCAACATCACCTTCACCCTCGCCCGGAGCCAGGCGGAGCTGATCCTGCGCTATGCCCGCGAGCAACTCCGCGAAGGCGGGCTGGATGCCCGCGTGATGGCCTATCGGGGCGGGTACTTGCCGCTGGAGCGCCGGGAGATCGAGCGGCGCCTGTTCGCGGGGGAGTTGCTGGGCGTGACGGCTACGACGGCCCTGGAGTTGGGCGTGGACATCGGCGGCCTGGAGGCGGTCGTGATGGCCGGCTATCCGGGCACAATCGCCGGGGCGTGGCAGCAGATGGGGCGCGCCGGGCGCGGGCACGAGGACGCCCTGGCGGTGCTCATCGGCCTGAGCGGGCCCATGCACCAGTATGTCGTCAACAACCCGGACTACCTCGCCGGGGCCAGCACCGAGCGCGCGATCATTGACCCCCAAAACACCTTCATCCTCGCCGGCCACCTGATGTGCGCGGCCTATGAGCTGCCCCTCGGGGATGGCGAGACAGCACTCTTCGGGCGCAAGATGCCGGCCATCCTGGAGGTCCTGCGCGACGGCGGGTATGTCATCGAGCGCTCGCGCTGGTACTGGGTGGACCCGGAGCTGTACCCCGCGCGCGACATTAGCATCCGCAGCGCCTCGGGCGCGGGCTATGACATCGTCCACGCCGACAGCGGCGCCCTGTTGGGCACCATGGACGGCCAGTCGGCCTTCCGCATGGTCCACCAGGGGGCGATCTACCTGCATGGCGGGCAGACCTACCTGGTCGAGAAGCTGGACCTGGAGGAGCGGGTGGCCCGGGTGCGGCCGGCCGACGCCGAGTACTACACCCAGCCCCTGGTGATGTCCGAAGTGCGGCGCGTCACCGAGGGCGCGGAGACGGCCCAGGCGGGGGCCCTGCACCTGGAACTGGGGCCGGTCACGGTGCGCTCGCAGGTCGTGGGGTACCAGAGGATCCGGCAGGTGACCGAGCAGCAGATGGGCAGCGAGGCCCTGGAGCTGCCGGCCGAGGACTTCGAGACAATGGGTCTGTGGCTGCTGCCGTCGCCGGAGGCGATGCGCCTGCCCGAGGACGAGGTCTACGACCAGGCCGGGGCGCTGCACGCGCTGGAGCATGTGATGATCATGCTGCTGCCGCTATTCGCCTCGTGCGATCCGCACGATGTGGGGGGCATCTCCACCCCGCTGCATCCGGACATCTCGGGCCCCGCGATCTGCGTCTACGACGGCTACCCCGGCGGCGTGGGGATCGCCGAGGCGGCCTTCCGGGTCGTGCCGGAGCTGCTGCAGGCCGCCGAGCAGACGATCGCGAACTGCCCGTGCGAGCAGGGCTGTCCCGCGTGTGTGCAGCAGGCCAGCTGTGGTAGCATGAACCGCCCCCTGGACAAAGCCGGCGCGCTGAAGCTGGTCCGGTGGTGGCTGACCGAAAGGAAGAGTGATGAATGA
- the tatC gene encoding twin-arginine translocase subunit TatC has product MATNPNAEMTFWEHLEEFRFALLRSLLYIALATGGAWLFRNSVFWALEWPAWQGARWAGLSDFNFRIFEPVGGLLIMMYASLIVGVVVTAPLWLWELLRFVNPALTPRERKLTYWFIPGFIGLFVVGVLFCYFLAPVFCWFLLRFNLVSFQVAPEWTLGSYLRFLLQCLVATGILFELPMVVMFLVWIGLTTSEGLRRQWRNAAVIILIVVAIVTPTTDPVTMAAMGLPLIGLYFLSITLARWVERAKREAAAADEAAYTATDDDPYGLGGGGQGLPPAAEAEPLDAPPDAPEPQDEP; this is encoded by the coding sequence ATGGCAACCAACCCCAACGCCGAGATGACCTTCTGGGAGCATCTGGAGGAGTTCCGCTTCGCGCTGCTGCGGTCGCTGCTGTACATTGCGCTGGCGACGGGGGGCGCCTGGCTGTTCCGCAACTCGGTCTTCTGGGCGCTCGAGTGGCCGGCCTGGCAGGGCGCCCGATGGGCCGGCTTGAGCGACTTCAACTTCCGCATCTTCGAGCCGGTCGGCGGCCTGCTGATCATGATGTACGCCTCGCTGATCGTCGGCGTCGTCGTGACCGCACCGCTGTGGCTGTGGGAACTGCTCCGGTTCGTGAACCCGGCGCTGACGCCCCGTGAGCGCAAGCTCACCTACTGGTTCATCCCCGGCTTCATCGGGCTGTTTGTGGTGGGCGTGCTCTTCTGCTACTTCCTCGCCCCGGTGTTCTGCTGGTTCCTGCTGCGGTTCAACCTCGTCAGCTTCCAGGTGGCGCCGGAGTGGACGCTGGGCTCGTACCTGCGCTTCCTGCTGCAATGCCTGGTGGCCACCGGCATCCTGTTCGAGTTGCCGATGGTCGTGATGTTCCTGGTCTGGATCGGGCTGACCACCTCGGAGGGGTTGCGCCGCCAGTGGCGCAACGCCGCCGTCATCATCCTGATCGTCGTGGCTATCGTGACCCCGACGACCGACCCCGTCACGATGGCGGCCATGGGGCTGCCGCTGATCGGGCTGTACTTCCTGAGCATCACACTGGCCAGGTGGGTCGAGCGGGCGAAGCGGGAAGCCGCAGCCGCAGACGAGGCGGCGTACACGGCGACGGACGACGACCCGTACGGCCTCGGCGGCGGGGGACAGGGACTGCCCCCGGCGGCCGAAGCCGAGCCGCTCGACGCGCCGCCAGACGCGCCCGAGCCACAGGATGAGCCATGA
- the ugpC gene encoding sn-glycerol-3-phosphate ABC transporter ATP-binding protein UgpC, producing MAQVRLVNLSKRFPGVIAVNNVNLEIRDQEFLVLVGPSGCGKTTCLRMIAGLEESSDGEIWIGDRLVNDVSPKDRDIAMVFQNYALYPHMSVYENMAFGLKLRKVAREDIARRVAEAAEMLGIQGLLKRRPKELSGGQRQRVAVGRAIVREPAVFLMDEPLSNLDAKLRIQTRAELIKLHRRLGITTVYVTHDQVEAMTMGDRIVVMRDGLVQQVDTPLQIYRYPANRFVAGFIGSPPMNFVTASVEGNGSSIYVKANGFRVKVDEERAPKLQDYVGKQVVFGIRPSDICDKALPGAVPPTADNTVTVEVEVIEPMGAECVLYVNCGGDDMVVNLDSATDAKERQPLEVVFDMAKCHVFDQETEVTII from the coding sequence ATGGCGCAAGTGAGACTTGTCAACCTGAGCAAACGATTCCCCGGCGTGATTGCGGTCAACAATGTCAACCTGGAGATCCGCGACCAGGAGTTCCTGGTGCTGGTCGGCCCGTCCGGGTGCGGCAAGACCACCTGTCTGCGCATGATCGCCGGCCTGGAGGAATCCTCCGACGGGGAGATCTGGATCGGCGACCGGCTGGTCAACGACGTGTCGCCCAAAGACCGCGACATCGCCATGGTCTTCCAGAACTACGCCCTGTACCCCCACATGAGTGTGTACGAGAACATGGCCTTCGGGCTGAAGCTGCGCAAGGTGGCGCGCGAGGACATCGCCCGCCGCGTGGCCGAAGCGGCCGAGATGCTCGGCATCCAGGGCCTCCTCAAGCGCCGCCCCAAGGAGCTGTCCGGCGGCCAGCGGCAGCGCGTCGCCGTCGGCCGAGCCATCGTCCGCGAGCCCGCTGTGTTCCTCATGGACGAGCCGCTGTCGAACCTGGACGCCAAGCTGCGCATCCAGACCCGCGCCGAGCTGATCAAGCTGCACCGGCGCCTGGGCATCACCACCGTCTACGTCACCCACGACCAGGTCGAGGCCATGACCATGGGCGACCGCATTGTGGTCATGCGCGACGGCCTCGTCCAGCAGGTGGACACCCCCCTGCAGATCTATCGCTACCCCGCCAACCGCTTCGTGGCCGGCTTCATCGGCAGCCCGCCCATGAACTTCGTGACTGCCTCCGTGGAGGGCAACGGTTCGTCCATCTACGTGAAGGCCAACGGCTTCCGCGTCAAGGTGGACGAGGAGCGCGCCCCGAAGCTGCAGGATTATGTCGGCAAGCAGGTCGTTTTCGGCATCCGCCCCAGCGACATCTGCGACAAGGCCCTTCCGGGCGCTGTGCCTCCCACCGCCGACAACACCGTCACGGTGGAAGTCGAGGTCATCGAGCCGATGGGCGCCGAGTGTGTCCTGTACGTCAACTGCGGCGGGGATGACATGGTGGTCAACCTCGACAGCGCGACCGACGCCAAGGAACGCCAGCCGCTGGAGGTCGTGTTCGACATGGCCAAGTGCCATGTCTTCGACCAGGAGACCGAAGTCACGATCATCTAG
- a CDS encoding lysophospholipid acyltransferase family protein yields the protein MRVSLGRRLGRAAASAGLSMGSLLGRLLPLRALWGVSDALAALVILLARRRGRMADANIAAAFPEMSPTERRGVYVRSVRNAARTVGEMLKLPYLRPEDLRRLVPVPPLDPVREALAAGSGVLMITAHLGQWEWSAIRVADGLGQPMSVVARPHKHPGADQTIREARLSHGLRVLDRDETLEMVRVLKSGGLLGILPDQHALEGGVQVDFMGRPAWSVTGPAWLARATRARVFAGFCIRHWDGTFEGVLLPELEMVATQDRDADLIENTRRVNAAIEQAIRMAPDNWLWLHDRWKTEEQRARQRERAAAAL from the coding sequence ATGAGGGTCAGCCTGGGACGACGGCTGGGGCGGGCAGCAGCTTCGGCCGGCTTGAGCATGGGAAGTCTACTGGGGCGTCTGCTGCCGCTGCGGGCGCTCTGGGGCGTGTCTGACGCACTGGCCGCGCTGGTCATTCTGCTGGCCCGGCGCCGCGGGCGCATGGCCGATGCGAACATCGCCGCAGCCTTCCCGGAGATGTCGCCAACGGAGCGGCGCGGAGTCTACGTCCGCTCGGTCCGCAACGCGGCCCGCACTGTGGGTGAGATGCTGAAGCTGCCGTACCTGCGGCCCGAAGACCTGCGTCGGCTCGTGCCGGTGCCGCCGCTGGACCCGGTGCGGGAGGCCCTGGCGGCGGGATCAGGGGTGCTGATGATCACGGCCCACCTCGGGCAGTGGGAGTGGTCCGCGATCCGGGTGGCGGATGGGCTGGGTCAGCCCATGTCGGTCGTGGCGCGCCCCCACAAACACCCGGGAGCCGACCAGACCATCCGCGAGGCCCGGCTGAGCCATGGCCTGCGCGTCCTGGACCGGGACGAGACGCTGGAGATGGTGCGCGTGCTCAAGTCGGGGGGGCTTCTGGGCATTCTTCCCGACCAGCATGCCCTGGAGGGCGGGGTCCAGGTGGACTTCATGGGCCGGCCGGCCTGGTCGGTCACCGGTCCGGCCTGGCTGGCTCGCGCCACGCGGGCGCGGGTCTTCGCGGGCTTCTGCATCCGCCACTGGGACGGCACTTTCGAGGGGGTGCTGCTGCCGGAGCTCGAGATGGTGGCGACGCAGGACCGGGACGCGGACCTGATCGAGAACACCCGGCGGGTCAACGCGGCCATCGAGCAGGCCATTCGCATGGCCCCGGACAACTGGCTGTGGCTGCACGACCGCTGGAAGACCGAGGAGCAGCGGGCGCGGCAACGGGAGCGGGCCGCGGCGGCCCTGTGA
- a CDS encoding 4Fe-4S binding protein produces the protein MLTAQQVKEYARKAGADLVGIAPPERFANVPAERNPLSIFPDAKSIIVVGRRITRGTLRATEEGTNLGAYEMFGYSWLDGEFVAMMTFEVVSFIEDNGWEATPLFPFPPEAHPQGIVVREGSPAPNVYPDFDYAAVAAGLGEISYHGVFLSPQFGPRQRFQLILSDAPLEADPLLTESICGQCGACVEICPLGALEASGEETLDIAGKQMTVCGVDYGKCKACRNGASGNRYHPAGKPDRLAALCTRTCLDQLERNGKLSNTFSSEFRWREPWALDTMGQSVKPAPLSQGKGCADPEGFRAREEEKAR, from the coding sequence ATGCTGACGGCGCAGCAAGTCAAGGAGTATGCCCGCAAGGCCGGGGCCGATCTGGTCGGCATCGCCCCGCCCGAGCGCTTCGCCAACGTCCCGGCGGAGCGGAACCCCCTGTCCATCTTCCCGGACGCCAAGAGCATCATTGTGGTCGGGCGGCGCATCACCCGCGGCACCTTGCGGGCCACCGAGGAAGGCACCAACCTCGGCGCCTACGAGATGTTCGGGTACAGTTGGTTGGATGGCGAGTTCGTCGCCATGATGACCTTCGAGGTCGTCAGCTTCATCGAGGACAACGGCTGGGAAGCCACGCCGCTGTTCCCCTTCCCGCCCGAGGCGCATCCGCAGGGCATCGTCGTCCGCGAGGGCTCTCCGGCGCCGAACGTCTATCCCGACTTCGACTATGCCGCCGTGGCCGCCGGGCTGGGCGAGATCAGCTACCACGGCGTCTTCCTGTCCCCGCAGTTCGGGCCGCGCCAGCGCTTCCAGCTCATTCTCAGCGACGCCCCGCTGGAAGCCGACCCGCTGCTGACAGAGTCGATCTGCGGCCAGTGCGGCGCCTGTGTGGAGATCTGTCCGCTCGGGGCACTGGAGGCCTCCGGTGAGGAGACCCTCGACATCGCGGGAAAGCAGATGACCGTCTGCGGGGTGGACTACGGCAAGTGCAAGGCCTGCCGCAACGGCGCCAGCGGCAACCGCTACCACCCGGCAGGCAAGCCGGACCGCCTCGCCGCCCTGTGCACCCGCACCTGCCTCGACCAACTGGAGCGCAATGGCAAGCTGAGCAACACCTTCAGCAGCGAGTTCCGCTGGCGCGAGCCGTGGGCCCTGGACACGATGGGGCAGAGCGTCAAGCCGGCGCCGCTGTCACAGGGCAAGGGCTGTGCCGACCCGGAGGGCTTCCGCGCGCGCGAGGAGGAGAAGGCCCGATGA
- a CDS encoding helix-turn-helix domain-containing protein, translated as MIQSLHRAFDILEYLARRGGEPVPLSDIARHTGLNASTCANLLKTLVSRSYVDQVGARKGYMLGPMALRLGRVRGYGSDLVQVAEPLLMALAAQVHENLVLSALHQDRLFELARAEGDSLLQLRRDLQLVESIYAAANGRVLLAYLPTEALAGFVARNGLPGTAWPEVGDMAALEQALAAVRQAGQYEDVRADGLARASFPVRQDGEVVAALGLFAPAVRFAGEQRAAALAAVQATAEEISRQITVGR; from the coding sequence ATGATACAGTCCCTCCACCGAGCTTTCGACATCCTCGAGTACCTCGCCCGACGCGGCGGCGAGCCGGTGCCGCTGAGTGACATCGCGCGCCACACGGGCCTGAACGCCAGCACGTGCGCGAATCTGCTCAAGACGCTCGTCAGCCGCAGCTATGTGGATCAGGTCGGCGCGCGGAAGGGCTACATGCTGGGCCCGATGGCCCTGCGGCTGGGGCGGGTGCGGGGGTACGGGAGCGACCTCGTGCAGGTCGCCGAGCCGCTGCTGATGGCGCTGGCGGCCCAGGTACATGAGAACCTCGTGCTGTCGGCCCTGCACCAGGATCGGCTCTTCGAGCTGGCCCGGGCCGAAGGCGACAGCCTGCTGCAACTGCGGCGCGATCTGCAGCTCGTGGAGAGCATCTACGCGGCCGCCAACGGGCGGGTGCTGCTGGCCTATCTGCCGACAGAGGCACTGGCGGGGTTCGTGGCCCGCAACGGCCTGCCTGGCACAGCGTGGCCCGAGGTGGGGGACATGGCGGCCCTGGAGCAGGCCCTGGCCGCGGTCCGGCAAGCCGGGCAGTATGAAGACGTGCGGGCGGACGGTCTGGCGCGGGCCTCCTTCCCGGTGCGGCAGGACGGCGAGGTCGTCGCGGCGCTGGGGCTGTTCGCCCCGGCGGTGCGCTTTGCCGGCGAGCAGCGGGCAGCGGCGTTGGCGGCGGTGCAGGCGACCGCCGAGGAGATCTCCAGGCAGATCACGGTCGGCCGATAG